From Channa argus isolate prfri chromosome 18, Channa argus male v1.0, whole genome shotgun sequence, the proteins below share one genomic window:
- the sptlc1 gene encoding serine palmitoyltransferase 1, translating into MASGQQWVLVEMVQAFYEAPAYHLILEGILILWIIRLLFSKTYKLHETYKLTEKEKEDLIEEWQPEPLVPVVSKDHPSLNYDIVTGPPSHKIVINGKECINFASFNFLGLLDNERVKQKALASLKKYGVGTCGPRGFYGTFDVHLELESRLAKFMKTEEAIIYSYGFATIASAIPAYSKRGDIIFVDEAACFSIQKGLQASRSLIKYFKHNDMEDLERLLKEQEVEDQKNPRKARVTRKFIVVEGLYINTADICPLPELVKLKYKYKVRIFLEESMSFGVLGEHGRGVTEHFGINIDDIDLISANMENAVASVGGFCCGRSFVIDHQRLSGQGYCFSASLPPMLAAAAIEALNIMEEDPDIFSVLREKCKHVYKALQGIPGLKLVGEPFAPALHLQLQRSSGSRDSDMNLLRAIVDYCMERRVALTLARYLEKEERFLPPPSIRVVVTIEQTKEDIQKAVSSIQEAASSILK; encoded by the exons ATGGCGTCTGGGCAGCAATGGGTGTTGGTGGAGATGGTACAAGCGTTTTATGAG GCTCCTGCTTATCATCTGATTCTGGAGGGGATTCTCATTCTGTGGATCATCAGACTTCTGTTCTCTAAAACCTATAAACTTCATGAGACCTATAAACTGACAGAGAAG GAGAAAGAGGACCTGATTGAGGAGTGGCAACCAGAGCCTCTTGTTCCTGTTGTTTCCAAAGACCATCCCTCCCTCAATTATGACATTGTCACAGG ACCTCCCAGCCACAAAATTGTAATCAATGGAAAAGAGTGCATTAACTTTGCATCATTTAACTTTCTGGGTCTCCTTGATAATGAGCGGGTTAAG CAAAAGGCTTTGGCATCACTGAAGAAATATGGTGTGGGCACATGTGGTCCAAGAGGCTTCTATGGAACTTTTG ATGTTCACCTGGAGTTGGAGAGTCGTCTGGCCAAATTTATGAAAACAGAAGAGGCCATAATCTATTCATATGGATTTGCAACCATTGCCAGTGCAATCCCTGCCTACTCCAAGAGGGGGGACATTATCTTTGT GGATGAAGCAGCCTGTTTTTCCATCCAGAAGGGTCTTCAAGCATCTCGTAGCCTTATCAAATACTTCAAACACAATGATATGGAGGATCTGGAAAGGCTGCTCAAGGAGCAGGAAGTAGAGGACCAGAAG AATCCACGTAAAGCTCGAGTGACACGGAAGTTCATTGTAGTGGAGGGGCTGTACATCAACACTGCAGACATCTGTCCTCTCCCTGAgctg GTAAAgctaaagtacaagtacaaggtGCGGATCTTTCTGGAGGAGAGTATGTCCTTCGGTGTGTTGGGAGAACATGGCCGAGGAGTTACAGAACACTTTGGGATTAAT ATAGATGATATTGACCTGATCAGTGCTAACATGGAGAATGCGGTCGCTTCTGTCGGAGGCTTCTGCTGTGGACGGTCTTTTGTCATCGACCATCag cgTCTATCAGGTCAGGGCTATTGTTTCTCCGCTTCCCTGCCTCCAATGTTGGCTGCTGCTGCCATAGAGGCCCTCAATATCATGGAGGAGGATCCAG ATATTTTTTCTGTCCTGAGGGAAAAGTGCAAACATGTTTACAAGGCTTTACAAGG AATTCCCGGTCTGAAGTTAGTGGGAGAACCATTTGCCCCGGCTCTTCACTTGCAGCTTCAGAGAAGTTCGGGCTCCAGAGACTCGGACATGAACCTGCTCCGTGCTATTGTAGACTAT TGCATGGAAAGACGTGTGGCTCTCACTCTCGCTCGTTACCTGGAAAAAGAAGAGCGCTTCCTCCCCCCACCCAG CATCAGAGTGGTGGTCACCATCGAACAAACCAAGGAGGACATCCAGAAGGCTGTGTCGAGTATCCAGGAGGCAGCTTCATCCATCCTCAAATGA